A region from the Hyalangium gracile genome encodes:
- a CDS encoding (Fe-S)-binding protein codes for MSPIITGLLIAVAISFFVMTMAGRVGALLAMKGEHRLDNIPFRVKQLLRFGLGQQRMVDPEEFTPGLMHVFIFAAFLVLQLRSISLFAMGFSETALEVLTDLGHPFWLNNPAVLHIYRGYLLVKDVVATLAVLGVLYFAFLRAKVKPDRMTPSWEAYLILGFIGGLMVTEFAFGGSHMVEQNGSFVWWEPTTSLVGLGMMALGTTGAHVVGLAGFWLHLTIILVFLNFLPHGKHFHIITGLPNVFFQRTRASGKLGTPNLEKEEFGTATVKDLTWKQGMDLYSCTECGRCQTHCPTYITGKPLTHKGVNQDLKHWLWNNQQWVEEGYGPSGVKEPLPEIIGTALKAETVWACTSCGWCEQACPVFIENIPRLIDMRRYQVQVKAEFPQEIQRVFEGIERQGNPWGIGQDRRDEWAEDLHLPTWGDGGGPYEYLFFVGCAGSYDDKQKKVSRALVKIMREAGVSFATLSKQEMCNGETARRMGNEYLYQTMAKMNVEAWNGLGVKAVITQCPHCFNTIKNEYPEFGGEYRVISHTELINELLKDKRIKLSAVMNSKLTYHDPCYLGRHNGVYDAPREVLKAIPGLEVVEMQRSKREGFCCGAGGGRMWMEEHIGTRINHNRINEAALTLQHAAQPSTPYPDAADKKKPGQVGDYKEKGGSGVVAVACPFCSTMLRDAVNDTGREENIKVKDITELVADALETKSGPATVTPGTTVSAKPE; via the coding sequence ATGAGCCCCATCATCACAGGCCTGCTCATCGCTGTCGCAATCTCCTTCTTCGTCATGACCATGGCAGGCCGCGTCGGCGCCCTGCTCGCGATGAAAGGGGAGCACCGGCTGGACAACATCCCCTTCCGCGTGAAGCAGCTGCTGCGCTTCGGCCTCGGGCAGCAGCGCATGGTGGATCCGGAGGAGTTCACTCCGGGCCTGATGCACGTCTTCATCTTCGCGGCGTTCCTGGTGCTGCAGCTGCGCAGCATCTCGCTGTTCGCGATGGGCTTCAGCGAGACGGCGCTGGAGGTGCTCACGGACCTGGGGCACCCGTTCTGGCTGAACAACCCGGCGGTGCTCCACATCTACCGGGGCTACCTGCTGGTGAAGGACGTGGTGGCCACGCTGGCGGTGCTGGGCGTGCTGTACTTCGCCTTCCTGCGCGCCAAGGTGAAGCCGGACCGCATGACGCCCTCGTGGGAGGCCTACCTCATCCTGGGCTTCATCGGCGGGCTGATGGTGACGGAGTTCGCCTTCGGCGGCAGCCACATGGTGGAGCAGAACGGCAGCTTCGTGTGGTGGGAACCGACCACCAGCCTGGTGGGCCTGGGGATGATGGCGCTGGGCACCACGGGCGCGCACGTGGTGGGGCTGGCCGGCTTCTGGCTGCACCTGACCATCATCCTGGTGTTCCTGAACTTCCTGCCCCACGGCAAGCACTTCCACATCATCACCGGCCTGCCCAACGTCTTCTTCCAGCGCACCCGCGCCAGCGGCAAGCTGGGCACGCCGAACCTCGAGAAGGAGGAGTTCGGCACCGCGACGGTGAAGGACCTGACGTGGAAGCAGGGCATGGACCTGTACTCGTGCACCGAGTGCGGCCGCTGCCAGACGCACTGCCCCACGTACATCACCGGCAAGCCGCTGACGCACAAGGGCGTGAACCAGGACCTGAAGCACTGGCTCTGGAACAACCAGCAGTGGGTGGAGGAGGGCTACGGCCCCAGCGGCGTGAAGGAGCCGCTGCCTGAAATCATCGGCACGGCGCTCAAGGCCGAGACGGTGTGGGCGTGCACCAGCTGCGGCTGGTGCGAGCAGGCCTGCCCGGTGTTCATCGAGAACATCCCGCGCCTCATCGACATGCGCCGCTACCAGGTGCAGGTGAAGGCGGAGTTCCCGCAGGAGATCCAGCGCGTCTTCGAGGGCATCGAGCGTCAGGGCAACCCGTGGGGCATCGGGCAGGACCGGCGTGACGAGTGGGCCGAGGACCTGCACCTGCCCACGTGGGGTGATGGCGGCGGCCCGTACGAGTACCTGTTCTTCGTGGGCTGCGCGGGCAGCTACGACGACAAGCAGAAGAAGGTGAGCCGGGCGCTGGTGAAGATCATGCGCGAGGCGGGCGTGAGCTTCGCCACGCTGTCCAAGCAGGAGATGTGCAACGGCGAGACGGCGCGCCGCATGGGCAACGAGTACCTGTACCAGACGATGGCGAAGATGAACGTGGAGGCGTGGAACGGGCTGGGGGTGAAGGCGGTGATTACCCAGTGCCCGCACTGCTTCAACACCATCAAGAACGAGTACCCGGAGTTCGGCGGCGAGTACCGCGTCATCAGCCACACGGAGCTCATCAACGAGCTGCTCAAGGACAAGCGCATCAAGCTGTCCGCGGTGATGAACTCGAAGCTGACGTACCACGACCCCTGCTACCTGGGCCGGCACAACGGGGTGTACGACGCGCCGCGCGAGGTGCTCAAGGCCATCCCGGGGCTGGAAGTCGTCGAGATGCAGCGCAGCAAGCGCGAGGGCTTCTGCTGCGGCGCGGGTGGCGGGCGGATGTGGATGGAGGAGCACATCGGCACGCGCATCAACCACAACCGCATCAACGAGGCGGCGCTGACGCTCCAGCACGCGGCCCAGCCGAGCACGCCCTACCCGGACGCAGCGGACAAGAAGAAGCCGGGCCAGGTGGGCGACTACAAGGAGAAGGGCGGCTCGGGCGTGGTGGCGGTGGCCTGCCCGTTCTGCTCGACGATGCTGCGCGACGCGGTGAACGACACGGGCCGCGAGGAGAACATCAAGGTGAAGGACATCACCGAGCTGGTGGCCGACGCGCTGGAGACGAAGTCCGGCCCGGCCACGGTGACGCCCGGCACGACGGTGAGCGCCAAGCCCGAGTAA